The genomic interval GGTTTTCGACCTGCAGAGTTTGAGCGGACCTGTCTCAGCTACCCTTTACCTTGGCTATTCATTAATCATGGCAATTGCAATCATGTTGTCGACCGGTACCATTGGCTTTCTTATGTCCTTCTACTTTGTCCATTACTTGTTCTCATCAGTGAAGATCGATTGAGATTCTCACTCTTATCTCTCATTACCCAAGTAAAAGATCAATCAATATAACTTCTGCTGAGTTATTTTTGTAGCTTGATTACATCGCAGAATATAGTGGGGCAACTGATGCTAGTAATCGATTGATTTTATACTGCTATGTGATCTGCAGTCTGTTCCTCATCTACCTGTTTAAGCTCATTATGTTTCAAGTACTCTAGTTTAACTAAGTTTCTTAGGAAATTGTAATTGCTCGGTCTGTCTTAAATCTCGTTTCAATATATAGAAAAATGTTAGATGGGTACTTTCAGATTTCATTGTGATGTTCATTATGTTTGTGggtgttcaatttttatatcttctATGCGTTCAAGGATAGGGAAGAAGACTAGTATTACACTTTCTATGAGGATTTTATTTATACCTATTGTCCACAAGCCACAATTTTGGCTTTGTAATGTactgtttatttttatattattttatagcTGGATGCTTGTAGATtttagttaataatattattctagATATGGAAAATATTGAAAAAGGGGAGCCTTTGCACAATAGATGGATGCTTGCTGCTATGTAAGGTCACGGGTTAATGTAAGGCTACCTACTAATAGATTCAAATTTCCCTATATCCTATTCCTACTATGGTGGAATCTCTAAGGTACAGGGTTGGAAAATATAATTAGCTGTCCTATTAACGGTGAGGGATTCCTCAAGCAATTCAGTAAATATTTGTCAAAATTGAGttttagtattattattgaaaagatTCCATTGGATGCTTTAAATAGCCTCCCCTTCCTCAGTACATTTCATTGAAATAAGATTTTATAATGCTGATGTATTATTCCCTCTAaaggaaagaagaagaaaaacaaatgaatttgttttgaaagcATCCCTCCTCGAACAGATATCCCTTTTACTTTTAGTACACTTAAAAAAGATGAAGACAATGAATTTGGCCTTTTGTATATTATGATTCTGATTCTTTTGCAAGAATATGTTTCCATTCTTATATGTGGAAATGGATTGCAATAAATAACCTTATTTTCTCCCCCTTTCCAATGAAATAATTGAGTTATGTTATTTTAAGGAATAAAGGCGCAGTGTGATATTTTTAAGCCAGAACTAAATTGCTTCTCGCAGTGTGATCTTAGTGATTTGTACCTAAACCCTCAATGATGAAATACAATACCCTGTGGCAGGCAATTATTGTATGACATGAAGGGGCAAAATGGTCAAGTTGTCATTTGTCCCCGTTGATGGATGCAAATCCTTTACATTTGTATGGggaaatatgaaataaatttcaTTGACAAAATCTTACCATAAACATTGATATTTGTATTGGAGATCTTACAGCCACGCGTGATAAGAAAATATATAGAGCCAGTTAGAtttggaataaaataatttgcTCTTGCTCTTGCTCGTCTtcatttatcattcaaattatttttgtttcctcgtacaaattaaatttaaggaTGAGATTACAAAacttacttttaaatttataacaaaaactgttctaagtttttaaatttataacaaaaactGTTCGTGAGAGTAAGAATACATCATCTGTGTACGTGGTTTACATTTGTTTAATAGGAGATAAATAGACAAATTATATGAAATTTGGTTAGCGTGTATTtgaactataaaataaaagaaataattgaatttttagtcAGAAGGAGAAATCAGTGGACGAACTAATTAAGCgagttaaaattcttttttggtGGTGAACTGGTGGCTTAAGGTGAGGTTCAAAAGTTGTGTTTGAGTTGAATCAGTGTGAACTAACTTATTAGAGGTTCTTGACTTTTGTTCTAGGGTGAGGGTTCGTTTTAGTTTTTGCAAGAATGTTTGTAATGGTTATGTTTTGTACTTTGGTGTTGGATTTAAGATTCACTTGGTTGAGGTTGTAATTTGTGGTTTGCTTTGTTGGCATCTCTTGTGCTAACTTAGCTGGTTGATATATtctttttgactttatttttttaaatgcagTAAAGTgagcaaaaagaaaaatagactttgtttatagttttataatttaaaattttaatttatatagacTAAATTATGACATGTGTGACGAGACACTTACCATAACATATCACCCccataaattatttatctattacaTGTAACTCTCACCCCATCTCCATTGAAATTACCAATtaccattttttattatgtataaaatactaaaaaaagttACCATTCTATTCTTCACTCACCCTTTcgaaaattacaaaatctaTTTAATCGTTCGAAAAgttcaaacttttgaaatataaaaaagtgagttttgttgaaacttttgataaacacgaaactttcaaaatttaatttttcagaaatttgtacaatttcgaaacttttgataaatgtgaaagtttcgaaatgtaatttTCCAAGATtttatgaaagtttcgaaacttttgagagatttgaaactttcgaaatgcgtTTTtctaaaattcatcaaaatttttaaattttttgatgaatttgaaatcttcgaaacaCAAATCTTCGAAACTTTCAAGCTCACTAAATGGAGCTACCAAATCGATGGCCCTACGTACAAGCTCAGCCGCTCTACGGTCTTATACCGATGATGGACCATCATGTACAGAAGATGATGGATTATGTGCAACAACAGTAGATGGACTCGAAGGTGCATCAACAATAGGTAGAGGGAGGATCAAAGGATGAGAAACATTTATGTACCATGCATAGTAGTCTGCAGTAACCTCTCCAGGAAAAGTCGCTACAGGATATAGACTTCGAAAGACCTCTACTGATGATTTCATAGTAGTCTGCCATTCTCAATCTATATTGTTCAGCACCCGAGGAATGTCACGCGAAATGCACTGAATACGACTAAACTGTCGAAGACATCGTTCCGATAGAAATGGGACTAAGACTCCACCACATTGAAGGTATCTAGAGAACATCGAAATCGATACAAGTGGAGGATGAGCTCGATCATCGTCATATGGTGTAAACACTACATCCTCAAGCAACAAAACATTAAGTCTCTGATGATATGTCATCAATCCGCCTTCAACATGTTTTGCAGtccacctacatgctcttggaagatgTGCAGACTCaaggacatcctcctccatctgtGCAGGCTTAGTAGGCTCATCGACATCATCCTAGACAATTTGCTTCATTTCGTCGTCTGTTTGATGCTGTTGGTAGAATTTTCTCTGTTCCATCACCACTATCACCTTTCATGTTGCGAATAATTTGACCAAATGCACCTCTCATTCTAGGTACTGCAATATATCAacaaatcaataataataaaaaaatgggaaaaaaattcatttcagAACTTTCGTATTGTTCCCAAATTTCTGAAACTGAATTCGGAAGTTTAATTGAAGGCCAAACTTCTGAacctatttcgaaactttctataAATTCCAAAGTTTCAAAACATTTAAAACATTCGAATACttcatgtttttgaaattcatatttcgaaagtttcagatTGTTATAAAGTTTCGAAGGTTTTTGCATTCAAAAGTTTGGAAAAAAAATGCATTCCGAAAATTTCATGTTCATAGAAACTTTTGAACATTTGGAAAAATATGGTTTCGAAATTTTCAAGTTTTCGAAGGGGGTCTTACTTTTGTGTTTCAAAGATTTCAAATGTTCGAAGGTTTGTAAATTTGTAATTTGGACaattgaaagtttcgaatgaaatgagtgaaaaaaaaggaagataatttttttagaagtttttATGGATATCAACAgggagaaaataatattttcaacagAGGGATACACGGTACAATTCTCAATTATTAAATCACCCAACTAATAAAcatatcaatttaattaatgttaattGATACAAGTGTCTATTACTTTTAGagttaaaattgaatatttaataatttataattgattcatATTAATCCTAAAATGACAAtctttttaaatgtaaatttacagggtaataatattaatcttttaaaaataaatcaatatatgtTTAAAGAGtgtaaataaaaatgatagtaAGATTTATGTGCACTGAAGTGAGATATGTATGGTTTGTCTCGTTGTGTGTAAAAGCAGATTTTCAAAGATCCTCCTTCACCCATTATCATTTTCTAATCTATCTAATATAatttaagaaagaaaagaaCGGTCCAAATTGCAAATCGTTTTGGAAAAAACCAAAGACACCTCTATTCTGCATGGGATGACACTGCTTCATATATACATAATACATTCACGTGACCCCACCGCAATTTGCAGTGTCCTTTCCCTAAGCCTTGAACACCGTCCACACCCCTCAACTCCGTGaaattctttatttctaaaGATAAACCATATAACAGTAATTAGTCTCACTCTTTTccaacacaaaataaaattaattcatttttatgttatgtaatccattctttttattattacatgaatttagttaaaatttagacTCCAAGAAGTATACAATTCAAATTTAACTGTTTTGAATATTAGATACTAGGCACAATCTGCACGTCAAACTATAAATTGGACTCCCACACAAATAAACATCGGTAAATAAGTTATAATTTCAtaaatcaacttttttattttatttattatgagcTTAATAGAAATGGTATTTCATATTGTACCCCtgagttgataaaaaaaagaagttctaaggacaataattattatgttatGATGTAGCATACTCTTAAGACAAACAATAAGATTGTTGTtgtgttactttttttttatgcaatataattactactttttatttatttattataatatgcTTAATATTACTATAGCATAATGATGCTAtattaaatatagatttatCAATTGTAAAGTAAACAActcattttagaaaataaaataaataatattaattattgattattaaataaatatttataattttatgtatatataattaattatatattaattattgatacacttattttattaatttttcactTTAGATGAACCAAatcctttaaaatatatataataagacATATGTTAATAATTTAACGGGATAACTTTTTATCTTAGAAGTTatgtttttaacaattcaaaacttcaaatattattatttaataaaaaatttatacttataatattttaaagtgtagataaaaacacatgttagcattaatcaaaatataattaagctATTAGTAAACTTTTTGTGTAAACATTGATTTCCATTAAATAATTGGAATTCTAAAATCAATTTGAGTTTCAACCACTAAAATAGTCtattaattgtataaaaaaatagtgtATTAAAGGTGCATTAAAGGTGTCTTATTTTAGTGTTTGTAGATTATAACGGTAATTAAACTCATATTTTGCTTTAACTATATAAGTTAAAAGTATCTTgataaaaaaagtgaaaaatatgacattataaataataatgaataataataaataaacaataagtAACAGTGGAACTCCAGACCACAAATTCATTTCTATGTTTGTCTTTGCATTACAGTACTTGTCTGTCTGTGTGTGTGAACTGTGAGTTGAGTGAGAGAACAGACACAACACAATACAGAGCACCAAAAGCCATGGCATCAATGGCTGCGATCGGTGTTCTCAAAGTACCACcatcctcttcttcttcttcatcatcatcatcatccaaAGCCATTATTGCACGCAACCTCTCATTCACTTCATCACAGGTTTGTGGTGATAAGATTGGCACATTTTCAAGAAGGGGAAGAGGAAGCTATGTCGGCAACCCCATCATTGTTTCTCCCAAAGCTGTTTCTGATTCCAAAAACGCCCAAACTTGTCTTGATCCAGATGCTAGCCGAGTGAGTTGACTTTACCTTCTTTCTTTTGCTTTGTGAGTTTGACTCTTGTTGATTAGAGCATAATGAGAGATATGGAAAAAATGGTGTCTGTGAAATGAGCAAAAATTCAATCTTTTGTTTGTTTCCTCAATATTTTGTCAATTGGGCATGCATAATTTGAGTTTGTTGATAATGGGTTCTGTTGATTATTGTTTTGTGTTTTTGGGTTTCCAAGGTAGGTCAGATTGGGAAATGAGGAGTTTCTATATTTGGTTCTGACTCAATTTTTAtgcttttttaaattaaatatatttggttGAGTTTACCTCATATGATTGATAATGCAAAGTTTAAATCAAGGAATTACTTGTAGTATCACACTAATGTACAATGATCAAAACTCAAACTTCCTTGTTTCCTCATTGTTTTTGCAGTTGAGTGATGAGTGTGCATAGTTGGTGTTTTTGGAGCTTGTTTCCTCATTGTTTTTACTATCACACTAGTGTACAATTGTTTTTAGAGTTTTTTATTCTCACAATGTTGTCATGTTGTTGGTAAACTAGTGGAATTTCATGCTAGACCATATGGAAGGAGGGTTATTACATGGCAAATGTTAACTCTGTAATTTTATTTAGGCATTTGATAGGATCAGTTATGAATGAAATGTTAATGTAATGTTTCTTTGGTGATATTGTTCAGAGTGTACTTGGCATTATACTTGGAGGTGGTGCCGGGACGCGTCTTTATCCACTGACCAAGAAACGGGCGAAACCAGCTGTTCCTCTTGGAGCAAACTATAGGCTGATTGATATTCCTGTAAGCAACTGCCTAAACAGCAACGTATCAAAGATATATGTCCTCACACAATTCAATTCAGCATCCTTGAATAGGCATTTGTCTCGTGCTTATGCAAGCAACATGGGTGGCTACAAAAATGAAGGTTTCGTCGAGGTTCTTGCTGCACAGCAAAGTCCTGAGAATCCAAATTGGTTCCAGGTAATTAAGACAACCTTATGTATGTATTCTATTGTTCCTGTATATTGCTATGATCACTTCTTGATGGCCTCTATCAGGAATCCTTACagttaaattttaatgaatttgctTTCGTTGTTTCAGGGGACCGCAGATGCGGTGAGGCAATATTTATGGCTTTTCGAGGAGCACAATGTTTTGGAATACTTAGTTCTGGCTGGTGACCATCTGTATCGAATGGATTACGAGAGATTTATACAAGCACACAGGGAAAGTGATGCTGATATTACTGTTGCTGCATTGCCAATGGATGAATTGCGTGCCACTGCATTCGGTCTAATGAAGATCGATGAAGAGGGGCGTATAATCGAATTTGCTGAGAAGCCAAAAGGAGAACAGTTGAAAGCTATGAAAGTGAGCCTATATAATATACCTTTTCTTTATGTTATTTGTTCTTTAGTATATATCTGGTTACAAAGTTCTGCTATGACTTTTCTGTATTAGGTTGATACTACTATTTTGGGTCTTGATGAAGAGAGAGCGAAGGAAATGCCTTACATTGCTAGCATGGGTATATATGTCGTCAGCAAACATGTGATGTTAGATCTGCTCCGTGAGAAGTTTCCTGGTGCAAACGACTTCGGGAGTGAAGTTATTCCTGGTGCAACCAACATTGGAATGAGAGTAAGAATTCCTTCTACCGGTTCAATATGAAGAAAACATTCTTGTTAGTAACATTTTTCCAGTCTTTTAGCAATCAGATCATTGGCGTATTTGTGAATCTATGCAGGTGCAAGCTTATTTATATGATGGATACTGGGAAGACATTGGTACGATAGAGGCTTTCTATAATGCAAATCTCGGAATCACCAAAAAGCCAGTGCCAGATTTTAGGTAACTTAATATTGGCTTTTTAGTTATTCATCCTACAGTCAACTGTTTTTTAACCATAATAACTGCTTCATTGAGATGTTTCATGTTTGTTTGGACATTGATCACAGTTTCTATGATCGTTCATCTCCAATCTACACTCAACCTCGGTATTTACCTCCATCTAAGATGCTTGATGCTGATATCACTGATAGTGTTATCGGTGAAGGATGTGTAATTAAGGCAAGCTTTTCAGAACTTTCACATCCCTCTGAATCTCATATTTTTCCTTAGTCCATCACTATGAGCATGAGGCATATTTGTACATTTGTAGCAAAGATATCTAAGAATGAAACTagtaaatttattgaaaaataaccttattttcaatattttgttcCATAGAACTGCAAAATCCACCATTCTGTGGTTGGACTGCGATCTTGCATATCAGAAGGCGCAATCATTGAGGACACTTTGTTGATGGGAGCAGATTATTATGAGGTAATAACATTGCTAAATAGCCAGCGTATTATTAAGTTAATAGAGATCGATTTTATCTCGATTAGCAGTGCTAACTTCAGTAATGGTCTTCTGATTTTTGTGCTGTAGACGGATGCTGATAGGAGGTTTTTGGCTGCTAAAGGCAGTGTTCCAATTGGTATTGGCAAGAATTCTCATATCAGAAGGGCAATCATTGACAAGAATGCTAGAATTGGAGACAACGTGAAGGTAACTAActttttgatattattgtgttaccttcaaaatcaatgtaatatatgtttgttttttcAACTGGAAATCATAGATTGCGGTTTCTATTCGCAGATCATTAACAGTGACAATGTGCAAGAAGCTGCAAGGGAAACTGAAGGTTATTTCATAAAAAGTGGGATTGTCACAGTAATCAAAGATGCATTGATTCCAAGTGGAACTGTCATCTAAAGTCTTCTCAACGGTTTCCTCTTGCTGGTTTTGCAACAACTCATTTTCACTGCTGGAAGGTGTTGCAAGAGCAGTTCTGCTTCCACATTGGTTTTCTGGTGCATTTTATATTTGGTTGGTTAGTAAATAGAGTAGAGGAAGGACCCTTTTCTGTAGTCACGatgtaaatttaattattcaGTCAAATAAATGTTTCTTTAGTATGCAGTGTCTGTGATGCATGTTCTTTTGCAATTCATCAAAGGGATGGAATATGATGGACGAAAAACAATGGAATGAAATACAATAACAGCCATGGACATTATCTTCTGCTTTAAGTCATTTGCCTCTAGACCCCACCcccactttattttattttttgttattttatcaaatttcaaCTCCATATTAACTCACTTATATAAACCTTTTGTTAAGTAGAGGGAGGGAGGAAGAGAATGGGTAAGTTAATCATATTAAGTTGTTTTTCCCTTAACTGACAGACGGagtaaaaacttaattttatgaacccagttaatataattttatgttttggtcaaagaaagaaaactaTCGAAAATGACTTtcgtttttgttaaaaaaaagattGTATTTTCATTACAAATATACGTGCTTTCATTCTTCACATTGAAAAGTATGTTATCGATTTCCACATTGAAGAGTATGTTTTCAATTTCCACATTGAAAAACCatgaattaaatatttcaaaatatataggAACAgcaaacattttaaaaataggaAGATAAAAACATAAACTTTCAATAAACAAAATAACACATTAGACCCAAAGAATTTACACCATGTGTAACTAGATACAGATGTTTCCATAAAGATTACTAGTTGTTGAGAGAATTTTCGATATCTTATACCACATCAAGTGATGTGTCAACAATTTGGATCATCATTATTAGGTCCAACTTTTACCACTGTCTTTAGCTTTTTTTACACTAAGTGCATCTCAAATGTCTTTAGTTCGAATATTCACCACACCATATGACTTCAAAGTCGTTGGTGATTTAATTTTCTGGACGAGGTTTTATAGTTACTATAATATCCCAACTTCACAATTCTTCATACATTAGATGTATATTTAAGAACTCTAGGAGAGGTAAATTAAAATTACCTTGCACAAAATTATTGGAGGCAAGCAATTATATACAATACATAGATAGAACTCTTTACAAAACATGGATAAGTCATCAAGTTTCATTAACAACTCCTATCGTTCCTCCACTTTTTGCAATAATGTAATCAAAACCCCCCCGCTGGCTGTTACTGTAAAGAAACTCAGGTTTTCACAAGCTCTAGTTTCCTGTGTTGCAAAAcagttattatttaaaataatctaaaaggAGTTCATAGTCATCGAAATCACAATATTGTGGCTGCATTTCTGCAAATTTTGTTGGAGCATGCGCTTTGAATATAACCAGTTCACAAGCTGAAAAATGTGCATGTTCCTCTCGAACAAAATGATTGCATACACGACTGTCATGAAATTTCAGTCTTATTTTCACAAAATCCTTTACATGGAATCATTAAAAAGGTACTCTGCAACAATCCTAAAATGATTATTTCAAAGAATAGTGATTTCTTTACAATGCAGGAAAAGGTGTCGAATTGAGTTAATTTCGTTTGTAAAGCAAACATCAGGATAGAGGGTCTTATCTTACTTTAAATCTATAGTAACTACAAGCCATTAGTGTTAGTTCTGTTAACAAGACAAACAAATATCCTATTTGGTCGTGTATGGTGGACACTATGTGCAAACGAGAGCAAAAGTGTAAAAGACATGAGAATATCAAGGTGGATGAATTGTTACATAAGAAAAAGATAAGATTATAAATAATGCATCTGAAGTAAAGTTGGAACAGCACCTATTAAGAAGAGATGAAAACATTTGCCTGAAACCTTTTTTTAAGAATTCCTTAATATGTTTGTTTATTCGTGAAATTTCCTTTAAAGCTACTTCATAGCAGAAAACCCAAAGTTTCAAGAGCATACAATACAATATAGAACAAGAAACAATGGAATATAACCTAAAAATTCACTTATTATAAGTATTGATTATAACTTGGTGATTTTACCTTCCTTGGAGGTCATGTTCCTCCATTTATCCTTGAGATCAACAGGAGTGCGAGTATTATCAAACACACGACAAccaaattctaaaatttttCTCCAAGGGATATTCTGATTTCCCGTTGAGAACTTCAACACTCCTTCCTGCAATgcaaaaaaccaaaattaacaCTATTAATTGAGAAATGAAGACCTTGTACAGTTGTAGTAtctaaaagaaatattatatacCTTGACCAATTGAAAACATTCAATAATTGATCATATCTGTTTTACAACTTTAAAGTTCAGAATAATTTCTGAGAAACTTAAAATGTTTACTATTCAAACAAATTCTAAATACAGGGgatgaatgaaaagaaatatattaCATTGTTTTGGCCCTAATAAAACCAAAAAGCCATACAAACTCGAGTCAGAAGTAGAGGTATTAAATTAGAGCGTGATATCAAATAAGGCATTGCAGTGAGTTCTAGGAAAACAAGACAAGACAATATACAAAAGTAAAACCTTGagagttttttcttcttcagctgTCCAAAACAATCTCCTACGCTTTCCAGTCAGCAGATTCTGATTTTTGCTGCAATAAAAAACAACTGCTTTACATTGCCAACAATACCTTATTCCGCACAATGGCATGGAAtgatataacatcaatattttaaaaattaactagcCTATACCATTCAAGTCCACTCAATTCCATCCTAATCCAAACATACATAAGATAAATTAATCCTCCATTAAAATATCAGTTATATCCTTTAAAGTCCTAACGTATCAGACAAATAGATactgataataatttgagaaaataaagtGATAGAATGTAGTCACATGTATAGACATTGTGTCAAACACTCAACAAGTCTTCATTCGGAAGTAGGTTATATCAGTGTGCACATCACAAATTAAACTAAACTTCAAGAAATCAATAAATGCACGACCAAATTGACTCACTTTTGCTTCTGTAGTTTTAAAGTTCTGGAGCTGGTAACTTCCTCGTCATCCACATCACTGGCACCGCCGGTTTTCTGTTCCCATAACAAGGTTTTTTTCACAGAAACAACCTTGCGTTTAGCATTGGGATAACCTTTCTTCACCGCAATGGAGTTAGAATCCGAATCATTAGTTTCGCTCACGGAACTACTAGTTACAGAAATTTTTCCtttatcattttcattttcacgATCACGATCACGATCACGATCAAGATCATGATCATTATTATTGTGTTGTTTTCCCTCCCCAGAATGAGAAA from Cicer arietinum cultivar CDC Frontier isolate Library 1 chromosome 5, Cicar.CDCFrontier_v2.0, whole genome shotgun sequence carries:
- the LOC101493964 gene encoding glucose-1-phosphate adenylyltransferase small subunit 2, chloroplastic-like (The RefSeq protein has 1 substitution compared to this genomic sequence), producing the protein MASMAAIGVLKVPPSSSSSSSSSSSKAIIARNLSFTSSQVCGDKIGTFSRRGRGSYVGNPIIVSPKAVSDSKNAQTCLDPDASRSVLGIILGGGAGTRLYPLTKKRAKPAVPLGANYRLIDIPVSNCLNSNVSKIYVLTQFNSASLNRHLSRAYASNMGGYKNEGFVEGLAAQQSPENPNWFQGTADAVRQYLWLFEEHNVLEYLVLAGDHLYRMDYERFIQAHRESDADITVAALPMDELRATAFGLMKIDEEGRIIEFAEKPKGEQLKAMKVDTTILGLDEERAKEMPYIASMGIYVVSKHVMLDLLREKFPGANDFGSEVIPGATNIGMRVQAYLYDGYWEDIGTIEAFYNANLGITKKPVPDFSFYDRSSPIYTQPRYLPPSKMLDADITDSVIGEGCVIKNCKIHHSVVGLRSCISEGAIIEDTLLMGADYYETDADRRFLAAKGSVPIGIGKNSHIRRAIIDKNARIGDNVKIINSDNVQEAARETEGYFIKSGIVTVIKDALIPSGTVI
- the LOC101494287 gene encoding uncharacterized protein isoform X2, which translates into the protein MRKKSVCGGRRRSTTPSVSPLISPIPPLSTSQDDNIATIYDSDTNTNTNDDHTHAPLPDTEPVESFDDNTCITCNQSGGPLLVCAQTDCPVTVHVTCIGSEPKFDYSAKKALSSFLEKDQTLRKDKDHQPVQPVQDHANRDDPVVSHSGEGKQHNNNDHDLDRDRDRDRENENDKGKISVTSSSVSETNDSDSNSIAVKKGYPNAKRKVVSVKKTLLWEQKTGGASDVDDEEVTSSRTLKLQKQNKNQNLLTGKRRRLFWTAEEEKTLKEGVLKFSTGNQNIPWRKILEFGCRVFDNTRTPVDLKDKWRNMTSKEGN
- the LOC101494287 gene encoding uncharacterized protein isoform X1; amino-acid sequence: MRKKSVCGGRRRSTTPSVSPLISPIPPLSTSQDDNIATIYDSDTNTNTNDDHTHAPLPDTEPVESFDDNTCITCNQSGGPLLVCAQTDCPVTVHVTCIGSEPKFDYSGKFYCPYCSYKRALNKSRELREKVILAKKALSSFLEKDQTLRKDKDHQPVQPVQDHANRDDPVVSHSGEGKQHNNNDHDLDRDRDRDRENENDKGKISVTSSSVSETNDSDSNSIAVKKGYPNAKRKVVSVKKTLLWEQKTGGASDVDDEEVTSSRTLKLQKQNKNQNLLTGKRRRLFWTAEEEKTLKEGVLKFSTGNQNIPWRKILEFGCRVFDNTRTPVDLKDKWRNMTSKEGN